A genomic segment from uncultured Desulfuromonas sp. encodes:
- a CDS encoding ATP-binding protein yields the protein MENQLEVDIKVPNQTKYLSLIGKIGEDVAYTLKKFNDNREELAYHINLVLTEAMANAIKHANQNDPNKDVHISISLSENKLCIKVYDQGQGFDISEIKKIEAHPEDEHGRGIFLIHALMDTVTYRRCCNGHVLEMSKTLNGSDPAVADDDPCAAPHPTDKQ from the coding sequence ATGGAAAACCAGCTCGAAGTGGACATCAAAGTTCCGAACCAGACGAAGTATCTCAGTCTGATTGGAAAAATTGGTGAAGATGTCGCTTATACGTTGAAAAAATTCAACGATAACCGCGAAGAACTCGCCTACCATATCAACCTTGTTCTGACTGAGGCCATGGCAAACGCGATCAAGCATGCCAACCAGAATGATCCGAACAAGGATGTGCATATCAGTATTTCTCTGTCAGAGAACAAGTTATGTATTAAAGTTTACGATCAAGGGCAGGGATTTGATATCAGTGAGATTAAGAAAATCGAGGCTCATCCTGAAGATGAGCACGGACGTGGTATTTTTCTGATTCATGCCCTGATGGATACAGTGACCTACCGGCGCTGCTGTAACGGACATGTTCTAGAAATGAGCAAAACCCTTAACGGATCAGATCCGGCAGTTGCAGATGATGATCCATGCGCTGCCCCCCATCCCACTGATAAGCAATGA
- a CDS encoding HAD family hydrolase: MKTDCRAVVYDCDGVMFDSRQANLAYYNVILRYFGEPDVDGTQKERAHLCHTGSSPQVFAGLLGEERLEEALHVAGQVDYDQFIPQLTVEPGLREVLTALHGRFPLAIATNRGSSMPRILDYFGFSDFFTEVVTHQDVARPKPYPDMLQEVARRFNIAPRALTFIGDSELDLAAADGAGCRFIAYQWDGGQRMDHHLQLPDLIR, translated from the coding sequence ATGAAGACTGATTGCCGAGCTGTTGTTTATGACTGTGATGGCGTGATGTTCGACAGCCGACAGGCCAATTTGGCGTATTACAATGTCATCCTGCGCTATTTTGGTGAACCGGATGTCGATGGCACGCAAAAAGAACGCGCTCACTTATGCCATACCGGATCCAGCCCTCAGGTGTTTGCCGGATTACTTGGTGAAGAACGCCTTGAAGAGGCTTTGCACGTTGCTGGGCAAGTGGATTATGATCAGTTTATCCCGCAGCTGACCGTTGAACCGGGACTTCGAGAGGTGTTGACGGCTTTACACGGACGATTTCCGCTGGCCATTGCCACCAATCGGGGGAGCAGCATGCCACGGATACTTGATTATTTTGGCTTTAGTGATTTTTTTACAGAGGTGGTTACCCATCAGGATGTGGCACGACCAAAGCCCTATCCTGATATGTTGCAGGAAGTTGCGCGCCGCTTTAATATCGCCCCCCGCGCTCTGACGTTCATTGGCGATTCGGAGCTTGATCTGGCTGCCGCGGACGGAGCTGGCTGCCGTTTCATTGCTTATCAGTGGGATGGGGGGCAGCGCATGGATCATCATCTGCAACTGCCGGATCTGATCCGTTAA
- the lgt gene encoding prolipoprotein diacylglyceryl transferase, translating into MIAYPDIDPVAFQIGPFAVRWYGLMYLAGFVCAYAMIRRLTRQGQNLVMSSDSVADLLFACVLGVVLGGRLGYVLFYNASFYWHNPAKIFSVWEGGMSFHGGLIGVVIAALYFCYKRNLPVALVADILVVSSCFGLFFGRLGNFINGELWGRVTTVPWAVVFPGAGPLPRHPSQLYEAFLEGPVLLGLLLLVYRFNKAAGSVFFTFICGYAGFRFIVEFFRQPDAHLGALVAGLSMGQLLSIPMFLAGLLGIVWINARRTHED; encoded by the coding sequence ATGATTGCCTATCCTGATATTGATCCTGTTGCGTTTCAGATCGGTCCCTTTGCTGTCCGTTGGTACGGTTTGATGTACCTTGCCGGGTTTGTCTGTGCCTATGCCATGATCCGGCGATTGACCCGTCAAGGGCAGAATCTGGTGATGTCATCTGATAGCGTTGCGGACCTGTTGTTTGCTTGTGTTCTCGGTGTGGTTCTTGGCGGACGTCTCGGCTATGTCTTGTTTTACAATGCCTCTTTCTATTGGCACAATCCGGCTAAGATTTTTTCTGTCTGGGAGGGGGGGATGAGTTTTCACGGCGGTCTGATCGGTGTTGTGATTGCCGCACTATACTTCTGTTATAAAAGGAACCTCCCCGTCGCGCTCGTTGCCGATATTCTGGTGGTTTCATCTTGTTTTGGCTTGTTCTTCGGTCGTCTGGGGAATTTCATCAATGGTGAATTATGGGGGCGGGTGACCACGGTTCCCTGGGCAGTTGTTTTTCCTGGCGCAGGGCCGCTGCCGCGTCATCCGAGTCAATTGTATGAAGCTTTCCTTGAAGGTCCTGTTTTACTAGGCCTTTTACTTTTGGTCTATCGCTTCAATAAAGCTGCTGGCAGTGTCTTTTTTACCTTTATCTGTGGTTACGCGGGGTTTCGCTTTATTGTAGAATTTTTTCGCCAGCCCGATGCTCATCTTGGAGCACTGGTGGCCGGGTTAAGTATGGGGCAGCTCCTCTCCATCCCAATGTTCCTCGCCGGACTTCTGGGGATTGTCTGGATAAACGCGAGGAGGACACATGAAGACTGA
- a CDS encoding RluA family pseudouridine synthase: MTNKKSRHGSFLVKEIEGERRLDLWLATECEMFSRTELRKMIDLGGVHVNGCRVRKCSYSLRRGDQVDVYRDTQPLNPFRLSDVDILYRDRYLLAVNKPSGVETQPTPARYKGTLYEALLTFLKDPYRPIDKPELAMVQRLDRETSGVMIFSIHKRAHKPLTELWQSRRVKKVYHALVQDPGLDDQGEFVSQLARNRKSNRIKSVEHGGKQAHTRYRILHRMSGHALVEVELLTGRMHQIRAHFSEAGAPLLGDRLYGGEISVKGLAVPRTMLHSSHLVCDHPVSQHSLNLEAPLPEDFNRILSLLKEEQ, encoded by the coding sequence ATGACGAATAAAAAATCACGACATGGCTCTTTTCTGGTTAAGGAAATCGAAGGCGAGAGACGTCTTGATCTTTGGCTGGCTACTGAATGTGAGATGTTTTCACGAACTGAATTACGCAAGATGATCGACCTTGGAGGGGTGCATGTCAATGGCTGCCGAGTACGCAAATGCAGTTATTCTCTGCGTCGAGGTGATCAGGTCGATGTCTACCGCGACACGCAGCCCCTGAACCCGTTTCGGCTCAGTGATGTGGATATCCTGTATCGTGACCGTTATCTGCTTGCCGTCAACAAACCTTCCGGAGTGGAAACACAACCGACGCCGGCACGATATAAAGGGACGTTGTATGAAGCCTTGCTGACTTTTCTCAAGGATCCTTATCGTCCTATTGACAAGCCTGAACTGGCGATGGTTCAGCGACTGGATCGTGAAACCTCCGGGGTTATGATCTTTTCAATCCATAAACGTGCCCATAAGCCACTGACTGAACTTTGGCAATCGCGACGAGTCAAAAAGGTTTATCATGCGCTGGTTCAAGATCCCGGACTCGATGATCAAGGTGAATTTGTGTCTCAATTGGCCAGAAACCGGAAAAGTAATCGCATAAAATCAGTTGAGCACGGAGGAAAACAGGCTCATACCCGCTACCGGATTTTACACAGGATGTCCGGCCACGCGTTGGTTGAAGTGGAACTGCTAACAGGACGAATGCATCAGATCAGGGCCCATTTCTCTGAAGCTGGCGCACCGCTTCTGGGTGATAGGTTGTATGGGGGTGAAATCTCGGTAAAAGGACTGGCTGTACCCCGGACGATGTTGCACTCTTCCCACTTGGTGTGTGATCATCCGGTCAGCCAGCATTCTTTGAATCTTGAAGCTCCCTTACCGGAGGATTTTAATCGCATTCTGTCCCTTCTGAAAGAAGAACAATGA
- a CDS encoding hotdog domain-containing protein — MTDSMLPTTHACISPTLVGRPLSLEPGKAIVELVTLESMVADPQGLVHGGFIFGLADYAAMLAVNEPTVVLGASQNRFLAPVRAGDVAVATAVLVTTEKNRHQVECMVKVNDKPVFTGEFTCFVLEKHVLD, encoded by the coding sequence ATGACTGATTCCATGCTTCCAACGACTCATGCGTGCATTTCACCGACTCTTGTTGGTCGGCCTCTGTCGCTTGAACCAGGGAAAGCCATTGTTGAGCTGGTGACCCTAGAGTCCATGGTCGCTGATCCACAAGGCCTTGTTCATGGTGGATTTATTTTCGGATTGGCTGATTATGCTGCGATGTTGGCCGTCAATGAACCGACTGTGGTTCTTGGTGCCTCACAAAATCGCTTTCTGGCTCCTGTCCGGGCCGGAGATGTCGCTGTTGCGACCGCTGTACTTGTCACAACTGAAAAAAACAGACACCAGGTCGAATGCATGGTCAAGGTCAATGACAAACCTGTCTTTACGGGAGAGTTTACCTGTTTTGTTCTGGAAAAACATGTTCTGGACTAA
- a CDS encoding integration host factor subunit beta — translation MTKSQLIERLMESTSELNKKESELVVNTIFDSIGSALINGDRVEIRGFGSFSIREREARQARNPKSGNLIDIPSKKTPFFKTGKELRERVDLD, via the coding sequence ATGACGAAAAGCCAACTGATTGAACGATTGATGGAATCGACATCCGAGTTGAACAAAAAAGAATCTGAACTGGTGGTCAATACGATTTTTGACAGCATTGGGTCTGCTCTGATCAATGGAGACCGCGTTGAAATCCGTGGTTTCGGGTCGTTCTCCATTCGTGAGCGTGAAGCTCGTCAGGCGCGTAATCCCAAGAGTGGCAACCTGATCGATATTCCATCGAAGAAAACTCCTTTTTTTAAAACCGGTAAAGAACTGCGCGAGCGTGTAGATCTTGATTAG